GGGAGGCCGTAACCGACAACCCGAGGTTGACGATTGATCAGCGTCAACCTATGGTTGTCGACATGGTAGAGCCAACCCAGATGAGCAGCCCGGTCCGGCTGGACGACCTGATCGCCACCATCAAGAAGGTGCATACGGACCCCCTCGATCAACTCGCCGACGCCGTGCTGGCCGCGCAGCACATCGACGAGGTGGCCGACCACCTGATCGGACATTTCGTTGATCAGGCGCGGCGTTCCGGTGCTTCCTGGACCGACATCGGACGGAGTATGGGAGTCACCAAGCAGGCGGCGCAGAAGCGTTTCGTGGCCAAGGCCGGAGCCCCGGACCTCGATGCGAGCCAGGGGTTCAGCCGGTTCACCCAGCGGGCCCGCAACGTCGTGATGGCCGCGCAGAACGAGGCGCGGGCCGCCGGCAACGACACGATCCTGACCGGGCACCTGATCCTGGGGCTGCTCAGCGAGCCGGAGGCGATCGCGGCCCTGGTCCTGCGGAACCAGGGCGTCGCGCTGGACGCCGTGCGAACCGCGGTCACGGCGACGCTGCCACCGGCGGCCGACACGCTGCCCGACCTCATCCCGTACAGCACGGACGCGCGCAAAGCCCTGGAGCTGACCTTTCGCGAAGCGCTGCGACTGGGGCACAACTACGTCGGCACCGAGCACATCCTGCTTGCCCTGCTGGAGCACGAAGCCGGTTCAGGCCCGTTGGCCGAGCTGGGCATTGAGAAGACCCAGGTCGAAGAGGCCGTCCTCGCGACCATCGGCGTCTTCCACATCGCTCACGACATCGGTGAGTAGCGCCCGAAGCCTCAGGGACTGCCTGCTGTGTTCCATCCGGCATCAGCTCTCGCGTCCAGCCTCATTCCGCCGCTGGTCATACTCACGTCATGAAGACCGCGATCTCCATTCCCGATGATCTCTTCGAGAGGGCAGCTCGGCGAGCACACGATCTGGGGATGAGTCGCTCGGAGTTCTTCACCCGTGCGGCAGTTCGCTACTTGGACGAACTCGACGCCGAATCGCTGACCTGTCAGATCGACGAAGCCATCACCGCCCTGGCCGGACGTGATGACACCCCCGACCAGGCTGTCGAAGCAGGCGGGCGAGTCTTGGCTGCTACGCCTGAGTGGTGATCGAGTGCAGTGGCAATTGACCGGGCGAAACTAGAAGCGCCTGGCTGCTGAAGCCGGCCGTCTCAGCGGCGGAGTGCTTCGCGTCGGATGGTTCGGCTACCTCACCTTTGGTAGTCGCCGGGGCCCGATGCCGGCCGTGCTGCCCACCAGTGTCGCCGCTTGATACCCGAGGGGGTCGATCTACGCAGTGATTGACCCAGTCGGACGCGAGCTGACCATCGCCGAACTCGTCCGTCAGAAGCTTGCCACCGGTTTGACCCTCCGCCAGCTCGAAGAGCGCTCCGGTGGTTCGGTTCCGTATCAGACGTTCGGCAAGATCAGCAAAGGCGAGGTCAAGGGCTGGCCGAAGTCCCGGCAGGTCATCGAGGGCACCGCCAGCGCTCTCGGGGTGGATGCCCGTGAGGTCGTGTTGAGGTACGCCACCCAGTTCGAGATCGACGTGTCAGAAGACCGGTCGCTGCTGGCGTCGATGCTGCCGTCCTGCTGCTGGAGCTGGGCGAGCGGAGTAGGGCTGCGGACTCTGAGGGGCTCACTGCGTTCGGGTCGGTGCTGTTGGCTCTCGAAGGTGCGCTGATCTCGGTTGTCAAGGGAGCCGAGGACAGCTGAGCGCTGCTACCAATTTCGGTTGACCCCGGCCGCCGCTCGGCGGCTCATCAGGTCTGACATGGCCTCGATCAGCAGGGCCTCCAGCTCGGAGTCGGCCGTGGTCGCGCAGCCGAGCGCTGCCTGAACGCCGCCGGTCGCCAGATCGGCCCGGAAGCCGGCGGCCAGGAACGGACCGGCCTCGGACCGGCCGACCAGAATCAGCACCACGACCTGCCGAGTGGCGTACCGGCCGAGCAGATCCGACGGGCCAAGGCCTGGCGCGATGGTCTGCATAATGAGGCACTCCTGGCCGGCCTCGTCAGGATCGATCATGAGCAACGCAACGTGGCCTCGTGCATCGTCGAGCCTCTGCTGAGCCTGCACACGCCATGCGGTCTCAGACCACAGACCGGTCACCTCGTCGAAGGCATCCTCGACTTCGACGACGTGGCGGAGCGAACCGAGGTGGACCGCGAACAGGATGGGTAGCGCGGCCAGTGCAGTGGCCTGATGCCACAGCATGGCCAGGCCCAGGCCGGCTCCCAGAAATTGCGTCCCAACCTCGACGAGTTGAACATGGGGGACGGCTGAGACCATCCGCCAGACGTTCCGACTTCCTGACGCCCGGATCAAGATCGCGACGATGCCGATGTTCAGTGCCCAGAAGGTCAGGACCGCGGCCGGGATGTCGAAGGCCCCGAGCGCTGGATGGTGCAGGACGTATGAAGCGGCGACGCAAGACGCTGTCGTTCCGGCGGTACTCACCGTGTACTTGAGGGGACGCCCGTTCCCCACGGCTCGACGCGACGGCCATTCTCCGAGGTTGACCAGCATTACCAGAGCCACGATCAGCGGTGCTGGCAGGAGCATTGAACCCGCGAAAGTCCATATGCCGAGCATGTCGGGGATGCGGTCTAACACCACGGCGCGCCGTAATCTCTCTATTCGCCTTAGGGAGTGCGAATAGGTCAAACTAAGTACGGTAAGCAGCAGGAAATTCTGTAACTGGTCGCTCATTCAGTGTGCCCGCCGTACTTGAAAGGGGGTGTTTTTACCATGCCTGAGAACAACAACTGGCCTCGGAACAACAACTGGCCGTCCGCATAACCGAGTAGACAGCACCGAATGGGCTCGGGACACTAGAGATGTCCCGAGCCCTTCGGCATGCTGCAATCGAACTGACTTCACTGGTCGATCGAGCCGCGTTGTGCCAACGCTTGGGTCGCTCTCATTAAATCCCCCGTATCGACCATTACAGACCGTACTCGCAAGGTTCGGATCTGTCACCACTAGTTGACGCTTAACCGGGGCAGCACGCCTCTACTGCTGTTTGACGCGCCCGGACGCGCTTGGCTCGAATGGTGCATCATCAGGATTTCGCCTTAAGGCGTAGGAGGAACGCGGTCTGTTGTCACGACTACTGCCTGCCCTGGGCCGGACTAGACCGACGGGTCGTCAGGGGTCAAGACTTAGTCGGGGTTGCCAGCAACGCGAGAACTCGTCGGAGTATGCCAGGTTGCGTTTATTTGAACGCGCATGCCTAGATCCAGTGAACTTATCGCTGCTCACAAATGCAGGATGCTGTGACATGACTAGACGGAAGCTGCTGGAGCAGCCAGCCCCATGACTTTGACGCTGTCTCCAGTAGACCAAGAACCATTTATCTAAAACCAAGAGATGGCCCTTCGTAGGCGCTTTGTCTATGGCTAAAGGCCGCGCATAGCAAAATTAGCTGATAATGCGACCGCCTTCTAGGCGGATCGTCTACTTATTTATCGCTTCGTCGAATCCCGCACCTTTTGCGAACGAAGTTCAGGTGCTCAATCGAGGTCGGCGAGTACGGCGTTCACCGCGCGCCAGGATCGCGCGACGATGTCGGGGTTGGTGTCACGGTAGTACGGCAACGCGTGGACGGCGGCCGAGACTGCCCATGCCCTGCCGCGTAACCACATCGGCTCGTCCACGCAGCCGAGCCGCTCGCGAAACACCGCCCGGCTCGTCTTGTCGAACAAGCTCCAGGCCGCGACCAGGTCGATGGCGGGGTCGCCCGCCTTGCAGCCGCCCCAGTCGATGACCGCGACCAGCCGCCCCCGCTGAACCAGCAGGTTGCCGTCCATCAGGTCACCGTGCACCCAACGGGGCGGGCCGTCCCAGGCCGGCGCCGTCACTCCCGCCTCCCAGGCGGCGAGCAGGGCGTCGACGTCGGTCTGGCCGCGCAGCCGCTCGGCGCTGTCGCGGGTCGAGGCGTCGGCGCCGGCGAGCGGTCCGCCCCGGTCCGAGCCCTTCGGCCGGGGCGCGCCGGTGGTGTCCAGGCGCTGCAGGTCGAGCACGAAGGCGGCCAGGTCACCGGCCAGCAGGGTCAGGTCATCCTCCGGCCGGGGGTTCTCGCCGGCGAGCCAGGGCGAGACATACCAGCGGTAGGGGTAGGCCCCCTGTGGCCGGCCGACGAACAGCGGCACCGGAACCTTGACGGCCAGCTGCGCGGCGATCAGGGGCAGCCACCGCCGCTCCGTCTCACCCTGGGACGCTGCCCAGCCGATCTTCGGCAGCCGCACCGACAGCTCCTCGCCCAGCCGGTAGATCACGTGGTCGGTCCCCCAGGCGGGCACCCGGGTGAGCGGTAGCCGGGCCCAGTCAGGCGCCTGCTCGCTCAGCAGGCCGCGGACCAGGCCAGGATCGACCTCGACCTCGTCGGCGTGCATCCGGGGAACCGTCACGCGCCCTATCCCACCACCTGCCCGCCGCGTGCGACGACGTTACGGTGATCGTCGATCTGCAGGCACCCTGAAAGGCTCGCCTCTCATGCTCCGATGCGTAGCAAGCCGGACCGCTCAGGCGCAGGGCGAGCGGTGAGCGGCGCGCCGGCAGGCGGCGAACTGGCCCGACGGCTCGGCACGTTCGACGCGGTGATGATCGGCCTGGGGTCGATGGTCGGCGCGGGGGTCTTCGCCGCGTTCACCCCTGCCGCCCAGGCAGCCGGCGGCGGGCTGCTGGTCGGGCTGGCGATCGCGGCGCTGGTCGCCTTCTGCAACGCCACCTCGTCGGCGCAGCTGGCGGCGCAGTACCCGACATCGGGCGGAACCTACGTCTACGGCAGGCAGCGACTGGGCGAGTGGTACGGCTTCCTGGCCGGTTGGGGTTTCGTGATCGGCAAGACCGCCAGTTGCGCGGCGATGGCGCTGACATTCGCCTCCTACGCGGCGCCGGACGGGTGGGCGCGGCCCGTCGCGGTGGCGGCCGTGCTCGCGCTGGCGGCGGTCAACTACCGGGGTGTGACCCGCACGGCGAGGCTGGCGAAGATCATCGTCACGGTGGTGCTGGCCGCCTTGGCCGTGGTGGTGGCGGCCGGACTGGCGGGTGGGCAAGCGCAGGCCGACCGGCTCGGCGGCTGGGACGACGTCATCGGAGGCGACGTCATCGGAGGCGGCGCTTACGGCATCCTGCAGTCCGCCGGCCTGCTGTTCTTCGCCTTCGCCGGCTACGCCCGCATAGCAACGATGGGCGAGGAGGTCAGGGACCCGGGACGGACGATCCCGCGGGCCATCGGCGCCGCCCTGGGTATCGCGCTGGTCGTCTACGCCGTGGTCGCGGTGTCGATCCTGTCGGTTCTGGGCGCTGATGGTGTTGCCGCGACCGCCGCTCCGCTGGCGGCTGCGGTGGATGCCGGGACCTGGTCATGGGCCGGACCCGTGGTGCGCCTGAGCGGTGCGGCCGCCTGCCTGGGGGCGTTGCTCGCGCTGCTCGCCGGCATCGGGCGGACCAGCCTTGCGATGGCCCGCAACGGTGACCTGCCGCGCTGGCTCGCCGCCGTCCATCCCCGTTACCGCGTGCCGCACCACGCCGAAGCAACCCTGGCCGTGGTGGTGAGCGCTTTCGTCCTGGTGGCCGATCTGAGAGGCGCCATCGGCTTCTCCTCGTTCGGCGTCCTGCTCTATTACCTTGTGGCAAACCTCGCGGCCTGGACGCAGATCGGACGCGACCGGCGCTATCCCAAGGCGCTGCAGGTGATCGGCGCGCTCGGCTGCGCCGTCCTGGTCGCGACCCTGCCGGTGGCCTCGATCCTCGGCGGGCTGGCGGTCTACCTGCTCGGCGTGTTGTACCGCCTGTACCGCCTCGCGTCAGCGCGAAAGAAAACGACCGGACTAGAAGAGAACGACCGGATTACAGGTCAGGATGGACGAGGCGCAAAGGGTGATCGGCGGTGACCTTGGCGAAGTCGCTCAGGTTGTTCGTCGCCAGCGGGAGCGGCGGGTTCGCCGACAACGCCGAGGCCGCGACCCACAGGTCATTGGCTCCGCCCCGTTGCAGGTGTCCTCGGTACTTGACGTGCAGTGCCGCCCACTGTTCGGTGATCGTCGCGTCGAAGGGCAGCACGACGAAGTTGCGCCTGATCGCCTCGCTCCAGGCGGTCCTTCGCGCGGTGCCCCAGGACCGGGAAAGGGGCAGGGCGAGAAGCTCCCCGACGTTGACGAAAGACAGCGTCAGGAGGTGCCCGCGAAGGAGCGGTCGCCAGGGCTCTGCTTCCCCCACGCCGGTCAGCAGCCAGGTGGCGACGTCGGTGTCAATCAACAAAGGACCGGCCGGCACGTCGTCCGGGCTCATGCGTCCAGATCCGCCAGAGCGCTGGCGATGTCTACGAGTTCCTGCTCACTCCACTGTGCGAGCGGGGACTCGAAGGTGGCCGGCTGCACCCCTTGCGCGTGTGCGAGCTGCTCGACGGACGCCCTCTCCCAGAACGCCGAGGTGTCGAACGGCAGCGGGTCCGGAGTGCTGATGCGGCGCAGCTCCACGCGCTTCACGGTTGCGGTGGTCGGGTCGAAGGTGATGATGCCTTCGAAGGCGGCTTGTTCCCGAAGAGCCTCTTGGATGTCGTCGGCCAGCCCAGCAGGAAAGTCCACGATCACGGTCTCGCCCGTCACCGTGTGCAGCCGTGCGGTATGACGGTCGAAGTCCGCTTCATACAGCGTGCCCACGACGACGTCGGACTGGTGTCCGAGGGGGGCGTCAGCCAATCGACGCATCCGCTCCTTGGTGCTGGCGTCGAGGCGACCCTGTCCAGGGACCCTGGCGCTGGTCAACAGCAGCTCGTCGTGCCGCTCGCCGATGCCGAGCTCCTGACCGAGGTCGGCGAGCGCCCTGGCGATTCCGGTGTCGACCTGGTCGTCAGGTTGGGCGAAAGACGCGACGAGCCGGTCGAACGCCGCTCCGGCGAGGTCGTCCACCTTGATATCGAGGGTGGCGTCTGTGACCTCAGCAAGCTCAGGGAGCCGGAGCACGGCGACGACACTGCCGGGCTCCACGCTCTGGAAATGGAGCCGTGAGGCCGCCTCGATAGCAGCCCGATGGCGGCCTGTCGTACCCCTTCGAGGCTTACCGAGGGTGGCATACGCCGCTGCCGCGACTGCTGATTCCAAGCCGGTGATCAGGCGGGCGATGTCACTCGCGCGAACCACCCCCAGCGTGGCGTCGCTGCCGCGCAAGATCGCTCGAAACTGCTCTGCCGCCATGAGCGCAACTCTCGCACAAGCCACTGTCAACGGCCACGATCAACGCCGGCAGGCCACTCGGCGGAGCGGGGGAGGTGTGGCGCGAGTATGCGCAAGGACCGCAGTGGCGCGCCGCGGCCTAGGTGCCCCCAACGACCGCGAGATCGCCGACACTTCTATACCTCAATATCTCGTCAAGTTGCCGGTGTGCCACTTGCTGCCACGTAATAGCAACCCTTAGTGTTCGGGGCACTCGCGCCCGTGGAGGGCGCGCTTGGCCGCGCGGATCGCCGAATCCTGCCCCGCTCGGGTCCCACTTTTCGAGAGCGCTCGGCAGGAGCGGGGGAACCAAACGTGAAGGTCGCTCGCGCGACCTAGGGGTGAAGCCGCGTGATTGCGGCCGGGTGCCTCCTGCCCGAACCCGACAGCTCACCTCGTAGGCGTGAGGAGAGGATTTACCTTTGTTCCGTCATGCCCCCACAGCGGCGCACAGTCACGCGCGCCGAGCTGATAGAGGCGCTCACCGGCACCCCGCCCCAACCACGTCCCACGCAGCCCCGCGCAGGTCCTCCACTGCAGGCTGGCGCCAGAGCCTTCGGGTGAGCCTGGCCATAGCTACCTCCCTGACAGCCGTGATCGCCGGCAGTGCCGTCCTGTCACCGGCTGCCTCGGCAGCCGAAGAGGTCGCCAACGGCACGTTCGAGACCAGCACCAGCGGTTGGCTCGGCACCCCCAAGGACGACGGCACCGCTCCGGTGGCACTCGCCCGGGTCGCCGGCGGGCACACCGGTAGCTACTCCGCCCGGGTGTCCAACACC
This is a stretch of genomic DNA from Jatrophihabitans sp.. It encodes these proteins:
- a CDS encoding Clp protease N-terminal domain-containing protein; translated protein: MVEPTQMSSPVRLDDLIATIKKVHTDPLDQLADAVLAAQHIDEVADHLIGHFVDQARRSGASWTDIGRSMGVTKQAAQKRFVAKAGAPDLDASQGFSRFTQRARNVVMAAQNEARAAGNDTILTGHLILGLLSEPEAIAALVLRNQGVALDAVRTAVTATLPPAADTLPDLIPYSTDARKALELTFREALRLGHNYVGTEHILLALLEHEAGSGPLAELGIEKTQVEEAVLATIGVFHIAHDIGE
- a CDS encoding CopG family transcriptional regulator; translation: MKTAISIPDDLFERAARRAHDLGMSRSEFFTRAAVRYLDELDAESLTCQIDEAITALAGRDDTPDQAVEAGGRVLAATPEW
- a CDS encoding aminoglycoside phosphotransferase family protein; amino-acid sequence: MTVPRMHADEVEVDPGLVRGLLSEQAPDWARLPLTRVPAWGTDHVIYRLGEELSVRLPKIGWAASQGETERRWLPLIAAQLAVKVPVPLFVGRPQGAYPYRWYVSPWLAGENPRPEDDLTLLAGDLAAFVLDLQRLDTTGAPRPKGSDRGGPLAGADASTRDSAERLRGQTDVDALLAAWEAGVTAPAWDGPPRWVHGDLMDGNLLVQRGRLVAVIDWGGCKAGDPAIDLVAAWSLFDKTSRAVFRERLGCVDEPMWLRGRAWAVSAAVHALPYYRDTNPDIVARSWRAVNAVLADLD
- a CDS encoding APC family permease; this encodes MSGAPAGGELARRLGTFDAVMIGLGSMVGAGVFAAFTPAAQAAGGGLLVGLAIAALVAFCNATSSAQLAAQYPTSGGTYVYGRQRLGEWYGFLAGWGFVIGKTASCAAMALTFASYAAPDGWARPVAVAAVLALAAVNYRGVTRTARLAKIIVTVVLAALAVVVAAGLAGGQAQADRLGGWDDVIGGDVIGGGAYGILQSAGLLFFAFAGYARIATMGEEVRDPGRTIPRAIGAALGIALVVYAVVAVSILSVLGADGVAATAAPLAAAVDAGTWSWAGPVVRLSGAAACLGALLALLAGIGRTSLAMARNGDLPRWLAAVHPRYRVPHHAEATLAVVVSAFVLVADLRGAIGFSSFGVLLYYLVANLAAWTQIGRDRRYPKALQVIGALGCAVLVATLPVASILGGLAVYLLGVLYRLYRLASARKKTTGLEENDRITGQDGRGAKGDRR
- a CDS encoding PIN domain-containing protein, with the protein product MSPDDVPAGPLLIDTDVATWLLTGVGEAEPWRPLLRGHLLTLSFVNVGELLALPLSRSWGTARRTAWSEAIRRNFVVLPFDATITEQWAALHVKYRGHLQRGGANDLWVAASALSANPPLPLATNNLSDFAKVTADHPLRLVHPDL